One Vibrio quintilis DNA segment encodes these proteins:
- a CDS encoding putative transporter, producing the protein MGEIALSLLVLSVVAVVGLWLGGLKIKGVGLGIGGVLFGGIFVGHFISQFGWHLDHHAMHFIKEFGLILFVYTIGIQVGPGFFASLKSSGLKLNGLAFSIVLLGGLTAVSLYFMFDLPLHVILGIFSGAVTNTPSLAAGQQVLQELGEATRQTDLLGLGYAMAYPFGILGILLSMWLIRIIFEISVDKEADLYDSRSAGKVKNLQSVNILIENPNMDGMKFPELVSLVGEDIVCSRVKTRGNLQVPGAETILNVGDYLHFVGADQEKLHRATLIIGSEVAESLSTKGTILKSDRIVVTHEKVLGKHLGELDIKHQHNVVISRLNRAGVELVANRDSVLQFGDILYIIGQQADIDYVGRMIGNKTSQLQNVQMLPVFIGIGLGVLLGSVPFQLPHLPAPLKLGLAGGPLIVAIILARIGSIGRLYWFMPPSANLALREIGIVLFLAVVGISCGGNFFTTILDGEGLTWMGLGMVITLVPLLTVGLLARLSGKLNYLTICGLMAGSMTDPPALAFANSIHPTSGASALAYATVYPLVMCLRILTPQIIAVLLWTTGGGG; encoded by the coding sequence ATGGGTGAAATCGCACTTTCTTTACTGGTTCTGTCTGTTGTGGCGGTGGTCGGTCTGTGGCTGGGCGGGCTGAAAATCAAAGGGGTTGGTCTGGGGATCGGCGGGGTGTTGTTTGGCGGTATTTTTGTCGGACATTTTATCAGTCAGTTTGGCTGGCACCTTGATCATCATGCAATGCATTTTATCAAAGAGTTTGGCTTGATCCTGTTTGTTTACACGATTGGAATTCAGGTCGGGCCAGGTTTTTTCGCGTCACTCAAGAGTAGCGGGTTAAAGCTGAACGGGCTGGCATTCAGTATTGTTTTGCTTGGCGGCCTGACTGCGGTGTCGCTTTATTTTATGTTTGATTTACCGCTGCATGTCATTCTGGGCATTTTTTCCGGTGCAGTGACAAATACGCCTTCACTGGCTGCGGGTCAGCAGGTTTTGCAGGAATTAGGTGAAGCGACCCGTCAGACGGATCTGCTGGGGCTGGGTTATGCGATGGCTTATCCGTTTGGCATTTTAGGGATTCTGCTATCAATGTGGCTGATCCGGATTATATTCGAAATCAGCGTGGATAAAGAAGCTGATTTGTACGACAGCAGAAGCGCCGGAAAAGTGAAAAATCTGCAGTCAGTGAATATCCTGATTGAAAATCCCAATATGGACGGGATGAAGTTTCCGGAGCTGGTATCTTTGGTCGGAGAGGACATTGTCTGCTCACGGGTGAAAACCCGGGGCAATCTTCAGGTACCCGGAGCTGAGACGATTTTAAATGTTGGTGATTATTTGCATTTTGTCGGCGCTGATCAGGAGAAACTGCACCGGGCAACGTTAATTATCGGTAGTGAGGTGGCGGAATCTTTGTCAACCAAAGGGACGATTCTCAAGAGTGACCGGATTGTTGTCACCCATGAAAAAGTGTTGGGGAAACATCTTGGAGAGCTTGATATCAAACATCAGCATAATGTCGTCATCTCCCGCCTGAATCGGGCTGGCGTTGAGCTGGTGGCGAACCGGGATTCTGTGCTTCAGTTCGGGGATATTCTGTATATTATCGGTCAGCAGGCTGACATTGACTACGTCGGGCGGATGATCGGCAACAAAACCAGTCAGTTACAAAATGTGCAGATGCTTCCTGTGTTTATTGGCATTGGTTTAGGGGTATTGCTTGGCTCTGTTCCTTTTCAACTGCCGCACTTACCAGCTCCGTTAAAACTGGGCCTGGCGGGCGGGCCGTTAATTGTTGCGATTATTTTGGCCAGAATCGGCAGTATCGGACGTTTGTACTGGTTTATGCCGCCCAGTGCCAATCTGGCATTAAGGGAAATCGGTATTGTGTTGTTTCTGGCGGTTGTCGGGATCAGTTGCGGCGGTAATTTTTTCACCACAATTCTGGATGGAGAAGGGCTCACCTGGATGGGACTGGGGATGGTGATTACACTGGTGCCGTTACTTACGGTGGGCCTGCTTGCCCGGTTATCCGGTAAACTGAATTATCTGACTATTTGTGGCCTGATGGCAGGTTCGATGACTGATCCGCCGGCGCTGGCATTTGCTAATTCGATTCACCCGACCAGTGGCGCTTCTGCGCTGGCTTATGCAACGGTTTATCCGCTGGTTATGTGTCTGAGAATTCTGACACCACAAATCATCGCGGTGCTGTTATGGACGACCGGAGGTGGGGGATAA
- the rbsC gene encoding ribose ABC transporter permease, whose amino-acid sequence MNTKSMDKPVMSEKKWFSKAWLIEQKSLIALLFLIVVVSFLNPHFFTVDNLLNILRQTSVNAIIAVGMTLVILTAGIDLSVGSVLALCGALAASMIALELPVLVAVPATLIAGLLLGGLSGAIIAKGKVQAFIATLVTMTLLRGVTMVYTEGRPISTGFTDVADAFAWFGTGYLFGVPVPVWLMALVFGLAWYLLNHTRFGRYVYALGGNESATRLSGINVDKVKVGVYAICGLLSALAGIIVTSRLSSAQPTAGMGYELDAIAAVVLGGTSLMGGKGRIMGTLVGALIIGFLNNALNLLDVSSYYQMIAKAVVILLAVLVDNKNK is encoded by the coding sequence ATGAACACGAAATCTATGGATAAACCAGTTATGTCTGAAAAAAAATGGTTCAGTAAAGCGTGGCTGATTGAACAAAAATCTCTGATTGCTTTGCTTTTTTTGATTGTCGTTGTGTCGTTTTTAAATCCACATTTTTTCACGGTCGATAATCTGCTGAATATTTTACGGCAAACGTCTGTGAATGCGATTATCGCTGTCGGGATGACGCTGGTCATTCTGACCGCCGGGATTGATTTGAGTGTCGGATCGGTGCTGGCGCTGTGTGGTGCACTGGCTGCCAGTATGATTGCGCTTGAACTGCCGGTACTGGTTGCGGTGCCTGCTACCCTGATTGCCGGGCTGCTGCTTGGCGGACTGAGCGGCGCTATCATAGCCAAAGGGAAGGTGCAGGCATTTATTGCCACCCTGGTGACGATGACGTTATTACGGGGTGTGACCATGGTTTACACTGAAGGACGGCCGATTTCGACTGGTTTTACCGATGTGGCGGATGCGTTTGCCTGGTTCGGAACCGGTTATCTGTTTGGTGTACCTGTGCCGGTCTGGCTGATGGCTTTGGTCTTCGGACTGGCGTGGTATCTGCTCAATCACACCCGTTTTGGCCGCTATGTTTATGCGCTGGGCGGCAATGAGTCTGCCACCCGTCTGTCCGGGATTAATGTCGACAAGGTTAAAGTTGGTGTCTATGCCATTTGCGGGCTGTTGTCTGCGCTGGCCGGCATTATTGTTACTTCAAGACTTTCCTCAGCCCAGCCAACCGCCGGGATGGGATATGAACTTGATGCGATCGCCGCTGTGGTACTGGGTGGAACCAGTCTGATGGGCGGTAAAGGCCGCATCATGGGAACACTGGTCGGGGCGCTGATTATCGGGTTTCTGAATAATGCGCTGAACCTGCTGGATGTTTCTTCCTACTACCAGATGATTGCAAAAGCAGTGGTTATTTTGCTGGCAGTGCTGGTGGATAATAAAAACAAGTAA
- the rbsK gene encoding ribokinase has translation MGKLVVLGSVNADHVLRVPSFPRPGETLHGRDYQVIPGGKGANQAVAAARLGAGTGFIACVGDDSFGIQIRERFQQDGIDVAAVSVIPECPTGIAMIQVSDAGENSICISAEANAKVTPDFVAGHRPLIAAADYLLIQLETPVEGVFQALQYAAEHQTKVILNPAPARHLSDELLARVDMITPNETEAEVLTGVTVTDEVTAQQAAEVLHAKHIPTVLITLGAKGVWVSEAGEGRLIPGFRVEATDTTAAGDTFNGALVTALLEGQTLNAAIQFAHAAAAISVTRFGAQTSIPQRDEVNTFLAQH, from the coding sequence ATGGGTAAATTAGTCGTACTCGGAAGTGTGAATGCCGATCATGTGTTGCGCGTTCCTTCTTTTCCCCGTCCGGGTGAAACGCTGCACGGGCGTGATTATCAGGTGATACCGGGTGGCAAGGGTGCTAATCAGGCGGTTGCGGCTGCCCGTTTGGGTGCCGGGACCGGATTTATTGCCTGCGTTGGTGATGATAGTTTTGGTATTCAGATCCGGGAACGTTTTCAGCAGGATGGGATTGATGTTGCTGCGGTGAGCGTGATACCTGAGTGTCCTACAGGCATTGCGATGATTCAGGTCAGTGATGCCGGAGAGAATTCGATCTGTATTTCTGCCGAGGCGAACGCAAAAGTGACACCGGATTTTGTGGCCGGTCACAGGCCGTTGATCGCAGCGGCTGATTATTTACTGATTCAGCTCGAAACGCCGGTTGAGGGTGTTTTTCAGGCGCTTCAGTATGCGGCAGAGCATCAAACCAAAGTGATTCTGAACCCGGCACCGGCCCGTCATTTATCTGATGAATTACTGGCGCGGGTTGATATGATTACGCCTAATGAAACTGAAGCCGAAGTGCTGACCGGCGTTACCGTCACGGATGAAGTGACCGCACAACAGGCGGCTGAAGTGCTGCACGCAAAGCATATACCGACCGTATTGATCACTTTAGGTGCGAAAGGTGTTTGGGTCAGTGAAGCCGGTGAAGGTCGTCTGATTCCCGGGTTCCGGGTTGAGGCGACGGATACGACTGCAGCGGGTGATACCTTCAACGGCGCTTTAGTTACTGCATTGCTGGAAGGGCAGACGCTGAATGCGGCGATTCAGTTTGCCCATGCCGCAGCTGCGATTTCTGTCACCCGTTTTGGTGCCCAGACTTCTATTCCGCAGCGGGATGAAGTCAATACATTTTTAGCACAACATTAA
- the rbsB gene encoding ribose ABC transporter substrate-binding protein RbsB has product MKKIATFIATALLSSMVSLSAQAQETIAIVLSTLNNPFFVTMKDGAEAKAKDLGYHLIVLDSQNDPSKELSNVEDLMVRGVKAILINPTDSDAVSNAIRMANRSKVPVITLDRGASRGNVVSHIASDNVAGGEMAGNFIADKLGDGAKVIQLEGIAGTSAARERGAGFMKTVKSRHFKLLASQPADFDRTKGLNVMENLLAAHPDLQAVFAQNDEMALGAIRAVQASGKKVMIVGFDGTDDGIKAVKRGQLAATIAQQPDMIGALGIETADKMLKGEKVPANIPVPLKVISQ; this is encoded by the coding sequence ATGAAAAAAATTGCAACTTTCATTGCTACGGCATTGCTGTCATCGATGGTGTCACTGAGCGCTCAGGCTCAGGAAACTATCGCCATTGTACTCTCCACTCTCAATAATCCGTTTTTTGTCACGATGAAAGATGGCGCTGAAGCAAAGGCAAAAGACCTCGGATATCATCTGATTGTGCTGGATTCACAAAATGATCCCAGCAAGGAGTTATCCAACGTTGAAGATTTAATGGTGCGTGGTGTCAAAGCGATTTTGATTAACCCGACTGATTCTGATGCGGTATCCAATGCCATCCGGATGGCAAACCGTTCAAAAGTACCGGTGATCACACTGGACCGGGGTGCCAGCCGCGGTAACGTGGTCAGTCATATTGCCTCCGATAACGTGGCTGGTGGTGAAATGGCAGGTAACTTTATTGCGGACAAGCTGGGTGATGGCGCGAAAGTGATTCAGCTTGAAGGAATCGCCGGTACATCTGCTGCCCGTGAACGTGGTGCTGGTTTCATGAAAACAGTCAAAAGCCGCCACTTCAAACTACTGGCCAGCCAGCCTGCAGACTTTGACCGGACAAAAGGTCTGAACGTGATGGAGAACCTGTTGGCGGCGCATCCTGATTTACAGGCAGTGTTTGCCCAAAACGATGAAATGGCACTGGGTGCGATCCGTGCGGTTCAGGCTTCAGGTAAAAAAGTGATGATCGTCGGTTTTGATGGTACTGATGACGGAATAAAAGCGGTTAAACGCGGCCAGCTTGCCGCAACTATCGCACAGCAACCTGACATGATTGGTGCGCTGGGTATTGAAACTGCAGACAAAATGCTCAAAGGCGAAAAAGTACCTGCAAACATTCCGGTTCCTCTGAAAGTGATCAGCCAGTAA
- a CDS encoding substrate-binding domain-containing protein: MATMKDIAKLAGVSTSTVSHVINKTRFVSDEIADRVNRAAKELNYTPSALARSLKMNRTRTFGMLVTTSTNPFFGEVVKGVERSCFHKGYNLILCNTEGDDQRMQSSINTLLERRVDGLILMCPTLAGEHIDAFDRFPDVPVVVMDWGAMHFTCDKIQDNSLLGGYLATQHLIQSGHTQIACVTGPLKRNQAQMRYEGYQQAMQEAGLEMNPAWVVESNFESDGGYDAFQRLYAQKTLPSAVFVCNDMMAMGLINAATGRGIQIPQQLSVIGYDDIYIAKYMTPSLTTIHQPKYRLGTAAVEALLNRLENQPDEPQVVHLEPELVIRDSVREYHAGS, from the coding sequence ATGGCGACGATGAAAGATATTGCAAAACTTGCCGGGGTTTCAACATCGACGGTCAGCCATGTGATCAATAAAACCCGGTTTGTCAGTGATGAGATTGCCGACCGGGTCAACCGGGCGGCGAAAGAATTAAATTATACGCCTTCGGCACTGGCCCGCAGCCTGAAGATGAACCGAACCCGGACATTCGGTATGTTGGTAACAACCTCAACCAACCCGTTTTTCGGCGAAGTGGTGAAAGGCGTTGAGCGGAGCTGTTTTCATAAAGGTTACAATCTTATCCTGTGTAATACCGAGGGCGATGACCAGCGTATGCAATCCTCCATTAACACGCTGCTGGAGCGACGGGTGGACGGGTTGATTCTGATGTGTCCGACACTTGCCGGAGAACATATCGATGCGTTTGACCGCTTTCCGGACGTGCCTGTAGTGGTGATGGACTGGGGGGCGATGCATTTTACCTGCGATAAAATCCAGGATAATTCGTTGTTGGGTGGTTATCTGGCAACGCAGCATTTGATTCAGTCCGGGCATACGCAGATCGCTTGTGTCACCGGGCCGTTAAAACGCAATCAGGCGCAGATGCGTTATGAAGGGTATCAGCAAGCGATGCAAGAGGCCGGGCTGGAGATGAATCCGGCGTGGGTTGTTGAATCAAACTTTGAATCCGATGGCGGTTATGATGCTTTTCAGCGTTTGTATGCGCAGAAAACTTTGCCCAGTGCTGTCTTTGTCTGTAATGATATGATGGCGATGGGGCTGATTAATGCGGCCACAGGCCGGGGAATTCAGATTCCGCAGCAACTGTCGGTCATCGGATATGATGATATCTATATCGCGAAGTATATGACGCCGTCTTTAACCACGATTCATCAGCCGAAATACCGGCTGGGAACGGCTGCTGTGGAAGCGCTGCTGAACCGGCTGGAAAATCAGCCGGATGAGCCGCAGGTCGTGCATCTGGAACCGGAGCTGGTCATCCGGGATAGTGTGAGGGAATATCATGCCGGGTCGTGA